The following is a genomic window from Niabella soli DSM 19437.
CGGCCATCGGCGGCTCTACTAATTTTATCATTCACCTCCTTGCCATTGCAGGCCGCATAGGGGTTTCTTTGGAACTAAGCGACTTTGACACCTTATCTAAAAACATCCCGCTGATCGTAAACCTGCAACCATCAGGGCAATTTTTTATGGAGGACCTGTATTATGCCGGCGGACTGCAGGCGGTTTTAAAACAACTGGATGCCGTACTGCATAAAGATACACTTACCGTAAACGGAAAAAGTATTGCCGAAAATTATGCAGCGGCGGAATGTTATGATGACGCGGTGATTGCACCGTTTCACAAACCCTTTTCCGACTTCACCGGACTGGCCGTATTAAAGGGAAACATTTGCGGGGACGGCGCTGTCATTAAACCTTCGGCTGCCAGCCCACAGCTTTTGCAGCATACAGGCCCCGCCGTGGTTTTTGAGAATATTGAGGATTATAAACAACGAATTAACAGTGAAGAGCTGGAAGTGGATGCCTCCAGCATTCTGGTATTAAAGAATGTAGGGCCAAAGGGATACCCCGGCATGCCCGAAGTAGGCAATATGACCCTGCCCAGGAAATTGTTGCAGCAAGGCATTACCGATATGGTGCGGATCTCCGACGGACGCATGAGTGGCACAGGCTTTGGCACCGTGGTGCTGCACATTTCGCCCGAAGCCGCCACAGGAGGCAACTTCAGCGTTTTGAAGACCGGCGACATTATAACACTGGATGTGCCGGCCCGGACGATCCACGTGCACCTTAGCGATGAAGAGCTGGAGAAAAGAAGAGCAAAAGGACAACCGCAAACAATGGAGGCGCCCCGGGGCTACGTACATCTTTATACCCAACATGTACAACAGGCACACCTGGGGGCTGATCTTGATTTTTTAACCGGAGGCAGTGGCAGCGAGGTTACCAAAGATTCTCATTGACACATACTCTTTTTAAGAGAACGGGTATTATAAATACTGCTGTCACGTTCACTACAAGAGGAACCTGTAGTACCGGGAAACGATAAACGCGGG
Proteins encoded in this region:
- a CDS encoding IlvD/Edd family dehydratase, which encodes MNKQILRSSNWFGRTGKDGFIYRSWMKNNGIPDHEFKKPIIGICNTWSELTPCNSHFRDLAEYVKRGVLEAGGFPVEFPVMSLGETLMKPTTMLFRNLVSMDVEESIRGNPIDGVVLLCGCDKTTPALVMGACSVNLPTLVVSGGPMLTGKHKGKSIGTSEVWRLAAGLEDGSVTEEQLRSMEGDLCRSQGHCAVMGTASSMACMVESLGLSLPGNAAIPAVDAHRKVLAQASGYRIVEMVKEDLTLSTVLTRNAFENAIMTNAAIGGSTNFIIHLLAIAGRIGVSLELSDFDTLSKNIPLIVNLQPSGQFFMEDLYYAGGLQAVLKQLDAVLHKDTLTVNGKSIAENYAAAECYDDAVIAPFHKPFSDFTGLAVLKGNICGDGAVIKPSAASPQLLQHTGPAVVFENIEDYKQRINSEELEVDASSILVLKNVGPKGYPGMPEVGNMTLPRKLLQQGITDMVRISDGRMSGTGFGTVVLHISPEAATGGNFSVLKTGDIITLDVPARTIHVHLSDEELEKRRAKGQPQTMEAPRGYVHLYTQHVQQAHLGADLDFLTGGSGSEVTKDSH